A region from the Lycium barbarum isolate Lr01 chromosome 8, ASM1917538v2, whole genome shotgun sequence genome encodes:
- the LOC132607455 gene encoding mitochondrial fission 1 protein A-like: protein MEAKINQLFGPIVTFINGGDQLPWCSPDIIVGCEKEVADATKGASDEGKNESIMRLSWALVHSKQPDDVQRGIAMLEASIANSSSPLQQREKLYLLAVGYYRSGEYSKSRKLTDQCLEIAPDWRQALSLKKAIEDRITKDGVIGIGITVTTIGLIVGGIVASLVRRN from the exons ATGGAGGCCAAAATAAACCAATTATTTGGGCCAATTGTTACATTCATCAATGGTGGGGACCAGCTTCCTTGGTGCTCTCCTGACATAATTGTT GGCTGTGAGAAAGAAGTTGCAGATGCTACAAAGGGCGCCTCAGATGAAGGAAAGAATGAGAGTATTATGAGATTGTCGTGGGCTCTTGTTCATTCTAAACAACCTGATGATGTTCAACGAGGGATAGCTATGCTTGAGG cttcAATTGCCAACTCAAGTAGTCCGCTACAGCAGCGAGAAAAGCTTTATCTTTTAGCTGTTGGATATTACAGAAGTGGGGAATATTCGAAGAGCAGAAAGCTTACCGATCAATGTTTGGAG ATTGCACCGGATTGGAGACAGGCGTTGTCGCTTAAGAAGGCTATTGAAGATAGAATAACTAAAG ATGGTGTCATTGGTATAGGAATTACTGTGACTACTATAGGACTCATTGTTGGTGGGATTGTAGCATCGTTGGTCCGAAGAAACTGA
- the LOC132607453 gene encoding uncharacterized protein At5g39865-like: MGCSASRSYDFVTIDQQNPWNYSSSSHTQSPYSYSDSSSTPVSRTLSLPTPLVHHPAMRKGDTNHLVSLTSTTYGSLVLIEPQIPNPNPNPNPNSLNGIDTQDPLSPDSVINTWELMEGLDEFDFHMVTKSKSLDIQSELDTNELEKTYEFVEHSDSKPLWKHLSEEQLLSKMDPNVASSYRQALSSKRFGYKESDDCSKPEIVSSIELESSNASLKGTEDKIQPEIVSSIKKESSNGKLKGTEDKLQPEIVSSIELDSSNASLLKGSEDKIVLYFTSLRGIRKTYEECCTVRMIFKGFRVCVDERDVSMDSSYRKELQSVLEGKMVNLPQVFIGGKYVGGAEEIKQLHEAGELAKLVEGFAVKKSGFVCESCGDARFVPCPNCSGSRKVFEEEEGKLRRCPNCNENGLIRCPGCCP, from the coding sequence ATGGGTTGCTCAGCTTCACGTTCTTATGACTTTGTAACAATAGATCAGCAAAATCCATGGAATTATTCATCTTCTTCACATACACAATCTCCATATTCATACTCAGATTCATCTTCAACTCCAGTTTCAAGAACACTTTCTCTTCCTACTCCTTTAGTTCATCATCCTGCTATGAGAAAAGGTGACACAAATCATTTGGTTTCTCTTACTTCCACCACTTATGGTTCACTTGTCTTAATTGAACCCCAAATTCCAAACCCTAACCCTAACCCTAACCCTAATTCCCTAAATGGGATTGACACACAAGACCCTTTGTCTCCTGATTCAGTAATCAACACATGGGAGCTAATGGAAGGACTTGATGAGTTTGATTTCCATATGGTTACTAAGTCCAAGAGTCTTGATATTCAAAGTGAGCTAGATACAAATGAGTTGGAAAAAACCTATGAGTTTGTTGAGCATTCGGATTCGAAGCCGTTATGGAAGCATTTGTCTGAGGAACAGTTGCTTTCTAAAATGGATCCTAATGTAGCTTCAAGCTATAGACAAGCATTGTCTTCCAAAAGATTCGGGTATAAAGAATCGGACGATTGTTCAAAGCCTGAAATTGTTAGTTCGATAGAGTTAGAGTCAAGTAATGCAAGTTTAAAGGGTACAGAGGATAAAATACAGCCTGAAATTGTTAGTTCGATAAAGAAAGAGTCAAGTAATGGAAAGTTAAAGGGTACAGAGGATAAATTACAGCCCGAAATTGTTAGCTCGATAGAGTTAGACTCAAGTAACGCAAGTTTATTGAAGGGTTCAGAGGATAAGATTGTTCTGTATTTTACTAGTTTAAGAGGAATCAGGAAGACTTATGAAGAATGCTGCACCGTGCGAATGATCTTTAAAGGGTTTCGGGTATGTGTGGATGAAAGAGATGTATCTATGGATTCATCGTACAGAAAAGAGTTGCAAAGCGTTTTGGAAGGGAAGATGGTTAATTTGCCTCAGGTGTTTATTGGAGGAAAGTACGTTGGTGGCGCGGAAGAGATTAAGCAACTTCATGAGGCTGGAGAACTGGCTAAGCTTGTGGAAGGGTTTGCAGTTAAGAAATCCGGTTTCGTTTGTGAAAGCTGTGGCGATGCGAGGTTTGTACCCTGCCCGAATTGCAGTGGGAGTCGCAAAGTATTCGAAGAGGAGGAAGGGAAGTTGAGGAGGTGCCCTAATTGTAATGAAAATGGATTGATTCGATGCCCTGGCTGTTGCCCATGA
- the LOC132608353 gene encoding probable O-methyltransferase 3, producing the protein MCEKHRYVFEGLTSLVDVGGGTGTVAMAIAKDFPDMKCVVLDLPPVVANLQGSENLEFVAGDMFLNIPPANAVLLKSILHDWNDEECLKILKNCKKAITGSGKSVKKVIIIDMVMENPEMDDESVQAQLFIDMLMMVFLGSKERNRKEWENLFLDAGFSTHKINQTLGLRSLIELYP; encoded by the exons ATGTGTGAAAAACACAG GTATGTGTTCGAAGGATTGACATCTCTTGTGGATGTTGGAGGAGGGACTGGAACTGTTGCAATGGCCATCGCCAAGGATTTCCCTGACATGAAATGTGTTGTTCTTGATCTTCCACCTGTGGTGGCTAACTTGCAGGGAAGTGAAAACTTGGAGTTTGTAGCAGGGGATATGTTTCTGAATATCCCCCCTGCTAATGCTGTCTTACTCAAG TCAATACTACACGATTGGAATGATGAAGAATGTCTGAAAATTTTGAAGAACTGCAAGAAGGCAATAACTGGAAGTGGAAAAAGTGTGAAGAAAGTTATCATTATAGACATGGTGATGGAAAATCCAGAGATGGATGATGAATCTGTCCAAGCACAGCTCTTCATAGACATGCTGATGATGGTTTTCCTGGGTAGCAAGGAGAGGAACAGAAAAGAATGGGAAAATCTTTTCTTAGATGCTGGTTTTAGTACCCATAAAATTAATCAGACTCTGGGTTTGAGGTCTCTCATTGAGCTCTACCCTTAG